GAAATATCTCACCAATAGAAGGATATTCAAGAACCGTGAAGTGCTCAGGCACAGTTACCGCCCGCATATCCTCCCTCACCGGAAACCGCAGATCGACGAGCTGGCATCTATCCTTGCTCCGGCACTGAATAATGAAACGCCCTCGAATATTCTGATATACGGAAAGACCGGGACCGGGAAGACTGCGAGTGTCAGGTATGTCGGCCTCGAGCTTGAGAATGCCAGCGGGGTCACCGGAACGCGCTGTCGGATCGTCCACCTCAACTGTGAAGTGATCGATACCCAGTACCGGGTGCTGGCGCAGATAGCAAACTGCCTTGAGGATCACGACGAGCACGCGAGTGACAGCACCCGGATCCATATCCCGATGACCGGGTGGCCGACTGACCAGGTATACATGGAGCTCAAAAAGCAGCTCGAGAACAGCGGCGGGGTGATGGTGATTGTTCTTGACGAGATCGACAAGCTCGTCAAGAAGAGCGGAGACGACACCCTCTACAACCTTACCCGGATCAACTCGGACTTAAAGCGGGCGAAGGTCAGCATCATCGGGATCTCAAACGATCTCCGGTTCACCGACTTCCTCGATCCACGGGTGCTCTCCTCGCTCTCGGAGGAGGAGATCGTCTTCCCGCCCTACAACGCCCCGCAGCTCTGCGATATCCTGCAGCAGCGCTCCGAGATAGCCTTCGTCGAGGGGGCGCTCGACGAGAGTGTCATACCGCTCTGCGCCGCTCTCGCTGCCCAGGAGCATGGTGATGCCCGCCGTGCACTGGATCTCCTGCGGGTCTCAGGGGAACTCTCCGATCGCGAAAACTCAGATATGGTGACCGAGCGGCACGTCAAGATGGCGCAGGAGAAGATCGAGACCGACAGCATGGTGGAATGCGTCTCAACGCTCCCGACCCAGAGCAAAGCCGTCCTTTACGCGATGCTGATCCTCGAGCAGATGGGCAAGCGGATCTTCACGAGCGGCGAGGTCACGATGGTTTACCGGGA
This sequence is a window from Methanoculleus taiwanensis. Protein-coding genes within it:
- a CDS encoding ORC1-type DNA replication protein, yielding MSDDKNNPMGLFKKYLTNRRIFKNREVLRHSYRPHILPHRKPQIDELASILAPALNNETPSNILIYGKTGTGKTASVRYVGLELENASGVTGTRCRIVHLNCEVIDTQYRVLAQIANCLEDHDEHASDSTRIHIPMTGWPTDQVYMELKKQLENSGGVMVIVLDEIDKLVKKSGDDTLYNLTRINSDLKRAKVSIIGISNDLRFTDFLDPRVLSSLSEEEIVFPPYNAPQLCDILQQRSEIAFVEGALDESVIPLCAALAAQEHGDARRALDLLRVSGELSDRENSDMVTERHVKMAQEKIETDSMVECVSTLPTQSKAVLYAMLILEQMGKRIFTSGEVTMVYREIARILDLDVLTHRRITDLISELNMLGVINTRVVSRGRYGRTKEMWFDAATSKIDEVVSRDPRLSDQRLKEIDINRLRAMFR